The sequence below is a genomic window from Gemmatimonadaceae bacterium.
AGGAATCGGTTGCCGGATCGAACACATCGTAGGTGAAGCGCTGCCCGACCTTCGGCCGGTCGCCTAACGCAATGACCATCGGCACCATCGTCGGCAGAAACAGCGGAGCCGACAGTTTCACGCGCCGCGTGACCGGCCGCGCATCCTTGGCCGAAATGCTGAGCGACAACAGCGTGTCGTTCACGACCGTGCCGCACGCCTTGTACGGCCCCGCGTCCGCGCCTAACTCGTAGCAGAAGCCGGTCAGCCGCAGCGCCCGCGTGAGCGATACCTCGAGACGCGCCGCGAACCGCGCGCCCCCGCTCACATTGGCAACCACGACATCGGAGATGCGCACGCGCGTCTCGGACGTGTCGATCGTCGACGAGGCGAAGCCGATCTGGCTCGTCCCGTCCGACACTTCGTAATAGTCGGCGCCCGGTGACACGAAGAGCGCCGCGCGCGCCAACTTCGCCGCCTCGCCGCCCGAGAACTGTCGCCGCGCCAACGTCACCAGCCCGCCCGCCCAGAGCGTCAGGATCGCGCCCGCTGCCATGACGCGCGGCCGCATCACCGCGCCGCCCTCGCGAGCGCCGACTGAAACACCTCGAGCTCCAGCGGCGACTCGACGATGATGGTAATGCGCGACGGATACCGCATGCGCGCGACGTGCTGCGCCGCCACCGACGCCATGAGCTCGGCGCTGTCCTCCAGCACGAGATTGCCCGCGCCTAACCCGAACGGCGCGAACGCCAGGTGCTCGATCTGCCAGTCGGCCGCCCGCTGCAACGCGCTGAGCAGCGCGCGACGGACCCCGCCTTCGCTGACCGACTCGCTGGCGCTCGAGACCACGGCACTCACCAGCAGCTCCACCGACAGATCGCCCGCGCCCGTGACGACCGCCGAGCCGACAGCCAGCGCGTCATGCGCCGTCAGCTGTTGCCGGAGTCGCGACCCACCGGCCTCCTCGAGGCGACGCAGCAGCGGCGTCGTCGCGCGCAGCTCGTCGGTCACGGGCCAGGCGATGGCGTCGGCTGTCACGAAGGCGAGATCTTCGACGCGCACATCGATCGTTCGCTCGGCCGCCGCCGTTCGATCGCCGGCAGTCACGGCGAGGTCTCCTCGCCGATCCAGGCGAGGTAACGGTCGAGCCCGGTAACCACGGGCAGCGCGAGGAGCTCGGGCAGCTTGTACGGATGGAGCTCGGCGAACGCTCGTTCGATCTCGGGGAGCCGATCGGCTCTCGTCTTGAGAACGACGACCACTTCATGCTCGTCAGCGAGCTTGCCTTCCCACCGATAGAGCGAGCGAGCGCCGGGGAGAAGCGTGCCGCACGCGACGACCCGGCGGTCGAGGAGCGCGCGGATCAGGCTCACGGCGTCGTCGTCGCTCGAGACGGTGGTCAGCACGACCAGGGCGTCCGGATGCGGCATGCTGGTTTCACGGAGTAGACGGTACGACGGCAGGATAGTGTATCGCCGTGCGGGAATCTAAGCGGCCAGGCGGTTTCCGTCTCGACTACCGCGGAACCGGTTGGACGTCCGCTTAAGGACGACCGAGCACGTGATCCGCAAACGACTTACACGATTCTCGCGGCGGCCCGCGCGCGCCGCGGGATGCGGGCTCTTGACGCCGGCGCGGGTCGTCCCCATCTTCACCTAGACATCTATGCCTAGCAGGTTAGGTGACGCGTGCCGACGAGCAAGAGCGACGTTCTCCAGGGTACCCTCGATCTCCTCGTGCTGCGCACGCTCGATGTGCGCGGCGCGCTCCACGGGTACGCGATCACCCAGCACATCCAGCGCGGATCCGCCGATCGCCTGCGCGTCGAAGAGGGATCGCTGTATCCGGCGCTGCACCGTATGGAGCAGGCGGGCTGGATCCGCGGCCGCTGGGGCACCACCGAGAAGAACCGGCAGGCGCGCTTCTACGCCATCACCGCCGCCGGCCGCCGCCAGCTCGCCGAAGAGCAGGCGAGCTGGGAGCGCCTAACGGACGGCGTGAGCCGCGTCCTGCGGTTCGCCTGACCCGACCACACTGCCGATCCGCAGACACCGGAGCGACCCATGTCATGGTTCCAACGCTTCACCAATACCGTGCGCGGTCGCGCGCTCTCGCGGGATCTCGATCGGGAGATGGCGTTCCACATCGCCGAGCGCGCCGATGACCTCGCGTCGCGTGGGATGACCGCGGACGACGCGTCGCTCGAAGCCCGTCGCCGTTTCGGCAACCGCACCGTCCACACCGAGCGCGCACGCGACCGCGACGTCGTGCTATGGCTCGAGTCGCTGCTCGCCGATACCCGCTACGCGGCGCGCGCGCTGGTCGCCAACCCGGGCTTCACCACCGTTGCGGTCATCTCGCTTGCGTTAGGACTCGGCGCCAACACCGCGATCTTCACGCTCGCCAATACCGTGGTCCTGCGGTCGCTGCCCGTGCGCGATCCGCAGCAGCTCGTGCTCCTGGACATCCGGGACACCAAGCACGCGGCGGAGAAGGGTGATCCGTACTTCACCAACCCGATTTGGGAGGAGATTCGAGACCACACCCACGTGTTGTCCGGCTCCTTCGCCTACGCCAACCGGACCTTCGACCTGGCGAACGGCGGCATTGTGCGGCACGCGACCGGCGCGGTGGTGAGCGGCGCGTTCTTCAACGTGCTCGGTGTGCAGGCAGTCGCGGGACGCCTCTTCGGCCCAAGCGAGGACGTGCGGGGATGCGCCGGTGTGGCCGTCGTGAGCGGCGGGT
It includes:
- the cutA gene encoding divalent-cation tolerance protein CutA, whose translation is MPHPDALVVLTTVSSDDDAVSLIRALLDRRVVACGTLLPGARSLYRWEGKLADEHEVVVVLKTRADRLPEIERAFAELHPYKLPELLALPVVTGLDRYLAWIGEETSP
- a CDS encoding PadR family transcriptional regulator, whose translation is MPTSKSDVLQGTLDLLVLRTLDVRGALHGYAITQHIQRGSADRLRVEEGSLYPALHRMEQAGWIRGRWGTTEKNRQARFYAITAAGRRQLAEEQASWERLTDGVSRVLRFA
- a CDS encoding macro domain-containing protein, whose translation is MTAGDRTAAAERTIDVRVEDLAFVTADAIAWPVTDELRATTPLLRRLEEAGGSRLRQQLTAHDALAVGSAVVTGAGDLSVELLVSAVVSSASESVSEGGVRRALLSALQRAADWQIEHLAFAPFGLGAGNLVLEDSAELMASVAAQHVARMRYPSRITIIVESPLELEVFQSALARAAR